A genomic segment from Nitratiruptor sp. YY08-10 encodes:
- a CDS encoding sodium-dependent transporter produces the protein MKIQKFSKIGFIMAAAGSAVGLGNIWKFPYMTGEYGGGAFVLVYLVTIAFIGFSVMIAEMLIGALGKKDTVSSFEELAPPNKKWWKYAGFMGFNGIIIMTFYSVVIGWILYYLFYVVLAGLPSDTQTAKNIFSDLVGNEILAQIFFHTVSTIIVGYVVYRGIKGGIEKVNLILMPALMIILFGLLVYASSLDGFSKALAFMFEPKWEKLNSEAFIRAIGHSFFTLSLGMGAIMTYAASLPKDASITKTAFIVTFMDTLIALVAGLVIFSFLFQFGAKPGQGPGLVFISLPTILNNFGTLGIFFALLFFLALAFAGLTSAVSLVEPVVQYFIDRFNMTRTKAVVVTSIVYWLVGIAALLSFTNSWGKVFSIAGKPLFDILEFTTDSILLPLGGFAIVIFVGYVLPKTEVRAHLHKPGELTGNLFSIWMFSIRYIAPVALIFMMLNLMGIVQL, from the coding sequence TTGAAAATACAAAAATTTAGCAAGATCGGGTTTATTATGGCTGCAGCTGGAAGTGCCGTCGGACTTGGTAATATCTGGAAATTTCCCTATATGACAGGCGAATATGGTGGTGGGGCTTTTGTTCTTGTCTATCTCGTAACGATCGCTTTTATAGGTTTTTCTGTCATGATTGCTGAAATGCTCATAGGTGCACTTGGGAAAAAAGATACGGTCAGCTCTTTTGAAGAATTGGCGCCACCAAATAAAAAATGGTGGAAATATGCCGGTTTTATGGGTTTTAACGGTATCATTATCATGACTTTCTACTCTGTCGTCATAGGATGGATACTCTATTATCTTTTTTATGTTGTATTAGCGGGTCTTCCAAGCGATACGCAAACCGCAAAAAACATCTTTTCTGATTTGGTAGGCAATGAGATTTTGGCTCAGATATTTTTTCACACTGTCTCCACTATCATCGTAGGGTATGTAGTCTATCGTGGAATCAAGGGTGGAATAGAAAAAGTCAACCTCATTTTGATGCCAGCACTCATGATCATACTCTTCGGTCTTTTGGTCTATGCCTCTTCACTGGACGGTTTTTCAAAAGCTTTGGCTTTTATGTTTGAACCAAAGTGGGAGAAGCTGAACTCCGAAGCCTTTATCCGTGCCATAGGACACTCTTTCTTCACTCTTTCTCTCGGTATGGGTGCCATCATGACCTATGCCGCCTCTTTGCCAAAAGATGCAAGTATCACAAAAACCGCATTCATCGTTACTTTCATGGATACGCTCATTGCACTCGTAGCAGGACTTGTTATTTTTAGCTTTTTGTTTCAGTTTGGTGCCAAGCCTGGACAGGGTCCTGGACTTGTTTTCATATCTTTACCAACAATTTTGAACAACTTTGGAACTTTAGGCATATTTTTTGCCCTTCTGTTTTTCTTAGCTCTGGCTTTTGCAGGGCTCACATCAGCAGTGAGTCTGGTAGAGCCTGTTGTGCAATATTTTATCGATAGATTTAACATGACACGAACAAAAGCAGTAGTGGTTACGAGTATTGTCTACTGGCTGGTAGGAATAGCAGCACTTTTATCTTTTACAAATAGCTGGGGAAAAGTTTTTAGCATTGCCGGAAAACCGCTCTTTGATATCTTAGAATTTACGACAGACTCTATCTTACTTCCACTTGGAGGTTTTGCAATTGTTATTTTTGTAGGATATGTTTTACCAAAAACAGAGGTACGAGCTCACCTTCACAAACCCGGCGAACTCACAGGAAATCTCTTCTCGATCTGGATGTTCAGTATCCGCTATATCGCTCCAGTCGCTCTTATTTTTATGATGCTCAATCTTATGGGAATTGTACAATTGTGA
- a CDS encoding DUF2726 domain-containing protein codes for MYNFSLDQILILSLFFLIVILILLFFWKKAPLKYKAVEKIFTPSERKFFIHLQQAIGNEYYIFAKVRAADVLLPITTKDRSRWQSAFNKVACKHFDYVLCDAKLDIVAALELDDASHSRADRVERDRFIEWACKTAGVPLIRVKTAKSYDIKELRSQILKQCKG; via the coding sequence TTGTACAATTTTTCACTAGATCAAATCTTAATCCTGTCACTTTTTTTTCTCATAGTTATCCTCATTCTTCTCTTCTTTTGGAAAAAAGCGCCGTTAAAATACAAAGCTGTTGAAAAGATATTTACGCCAAGTGAACGAAAGTTTTTTATTCATTTACAACAAGCAATAGGAAATGAATACTATATTTTTGCTAAAGTACGAGCGGCGGATGTTTTGCTGCCAATCACCACAAAAGATCGAAGCAGATGGCAAAGCGCTTTTAACAAAGTGGCTTGTAAACATTTTGACTATGTACTGTGTGATGCAAAACTGGATATTGTGGCTGCTTTGGAGCTAGATGATGCATCGCATTCCAGAGCTGATCGAGTAGAGAGAGATCGGTTCATAGAGTGGGCCTGCAAAACGGCAGGTGTTCCACTCATACGAGTAAAAACGGCAAAAAGCTATGATATCAAAGAGCTTCGTTCCCAGATTCTAAAGCAATGTAAGGGATAG
- a CDS encoding FAD-dependent oxidoreductase, which yields MKIAIVGGGVAGASTAIYLEKLGIECTLFEKKPRLISGPPACHLHAGGNLYPDISDEQRKQLLRESIEFLRFYPQAIEKRPTLLAVPKDIPIDIDELVNRTKKLALFYEKLVQSDPANEVLGKPENYFLTFSKADVLALRGLKPKKIPQTPKEWLIPFANEVDLEKLKFPVILVQEYGINIFRLSAIAELLLQNTDLRLNTKVTHVQKREDGFVITSQNTHETKEEYFDFLINAAGFESGIIDDFLGYYRERLVEFKAAYVTKYHNKYLYPEMIFHGIRGTDKGMAQFTPYPEGYYQLHGMRKDITLFKDGVAKSEPPSSQPKLPQKYVNFIEKGFDPKLAHDRTKKAIWYVSRYIPPFSKALPTSTPLFGAQQVPGRDLSLRAAEISFEGDRYARCEIVKVSSIFTMADAIVQKLITLQTLPPTSQGIRIEGELLDEKAIDQLAQNIAAQRGYPTAMAKLSIPYIALESGNEAL from the coding sequence ATGAAAATAGCTATCGTAGGAGGCGGAGTCGCAGGAGCAAGTACAGCCATCTATCTTGAGAAATTGGGAATTGAATGTACTCTTTTTGAAAAGAAACCCCGTTTGATCTCGGGTCCACCGGCATGCCATCTGCATGCAGGCGGCAATCTCTATCCAGATATCAGCGATGAACAGAGAAAGCAGCTTTTACGAGAATCGATCGAATTTTTACGCTTCTATCCACAGGCCATCGAAAAGCGCCCGACACTTTTGGCTGTCCCCAAAGATATACCGATCGATATCGATGAGTTGGTAAATCGCACAAAGAAACTGGCTCTCTTTTATGAAAAACTTGTCCAGTCCGATCCGGCAAATGAAGTACTGGGTAAACCAGAAAACTACTTTTTGACCTTTTCAAAAGCGGATGTTTTAGCATTGCGAGGCCTAAAACCAAAAAAAATCCCTCAAACGCCAAAAGAGTGGCTCATTCCTTTTGCCAATGAAGTGGATCTTGAAAAGCTTAAATTTCCTGTCATTTTAGTGCAAGAGTATGGAATCAACATTTTTCGTCTCAGCGCCATAGCCGAGCTTCTGCTTCAAAACACCGATCTTCGTCTAAACACAAAAGTCACTCATGTGCAAAAAAGAGAAGATGGATTTGTAATCACTTCCCAAAATACACATGAAACGAAAGAGGAGTATTTTGATTTTTTGATCAACGCCGCCGGATTTGAAAGCGGAATTATCGATGACTTTTTGGGATACTACCGAGAAAGGCTTGTTGAGTTCAAAGCTGCATATGTTACAAAATATCATAACAAATATCTCTATCCGGAGATGATCTTTCACGGTATACGAGGAACGGACAAAGGAATGGCACAGTTTACCCCATATCCAGAGGGCTACTATCAGCTTCACGGTATGCGAAAAGATATCACTCTTTTCAAAGATGGTGTGGCAAAAAGTGAACCTCCTTCGAGCCAACCAAAACTCCCTCAAAAATATGTCAACTTCATAGAAAAAGGTTTCGATCCCAAGCTTGCACATGATAGGACCAAAAAAGCCATCTGGTATGTCAGCCGCTACATTCCTCCATTTTCCAAGGCACTGCCCACTTCTACACCACTTTTTGGAGCCCAGCAGGTCCCAGGAAGAGATTTGAGTCTAAGAGCCGCGGAGATCTCTTTTGAAGGGGACCGTTATGCAAGATGTGAAATCGTCAAAGTCTCATCCATTTTCACTATGGCCGATGCAATTGTTCAAAAACTGATCACATTGCAGACTCTTCCTCCCACATCCCAAGGAATTCGAATCGAAGGTGAGCTATTGGATGAGAAAGCTATCGATCAATTGGCACAAAATATTGCGGCACAAAGAGGCTATCCGACAGCAATGGCAAAACTCTCTATCCCTTACATTGCTTTAGAATCTGGGAACGAAGCTCTTTGA
- a CDS encoding phosphoglycolate phosphatase, which yields MKEAILFDLDGTLIDSVPDLADAVNAMLMEIGKEPFEEKKIRNWVGNGATMLVKRALSGSSEPKGVDEELFQKALQIFFEKYENNLCNKTSLYPGVKETLSQLHTKYPLAIITNKPHRFVRPILESLGIDTYFSLILGGDSLPEKKPHPKPLLHACERLSCHPKNSLMVGDSKNDIIAAKEAGIPVVAVDWGYNYDEPLTIYQPDYIIKDFTELEKLL from the coding sequence GTGAAAGAGGCAATACTTTTTGATCTCGATGGCACGCTCATCGACAGTGTCCCGGATCTTGCAGATGCAGTAAATGCCATGCTTATGGAAATTGGCAAGGAACCCTTTGAAGAAAAAAAGATACGAAACTGGGTGGGAAATGGTGCAACAATGCTGGTTAAAAGAGCTCTCAGTGGCTCAAGCGAACCAAAAGGAGTAGATGAGGAGCTTTTTCAAAAAGCATTGCAGATCTTTTTTGAAAAATATGAAAACAATCTTTGCAATAAAACCTCTTTGTATCCGGGAGTCAAAGAGACTCTGTCACAACTGCATACGAAGTATCCTCTCGCCATAATAACCAACAAACCGCATCGCTTTGTTAGACCAATTTTAGAATCTCTCGGTATCGATACCTATTTCTCGCTTATCTTGGGAGGCGATTCACTGCCTGAGAAAAAACCGCACCCAAAGCCTCTTTTGCATGCCTGTGAAAGACTCTCTTGTCACCCAAAAAATTCTCTCATGGTGGGAGACAGCAAAAACGATATCATAGCTGCCAAAGAGGCTGGTATTCCGGTCGTTGCCGTAGATTGGGGATATAACTATGATGAACCGCTAACAATCTATCAACCAGATTATATCATCAAAGATTTTACGGAGTTGGAGAAACTGCTATGA
- a CDS encoding translocation/assembly module TamB domain-containing protein codes for MRVVVSLIELFLLFCMGIFLAETKTHFLQKSLHQLLQQNGFTCELRLQSLHHFSIQNCKYHKKPLVQQVDIFFEYLPLLQGTFVLDSLTIKDLDLKTAQSITIQRSDHSTQNIFDILIKKASITAHYQRNNIKATLHHITPSYATIDAIAATTPYGKADAKGIYKQKKIYLQGTAYPKENLYPHTKSTPIPFELTISTKRIDFEASCQKVQYQSLLAKNIKAEGVYDYKKVHAAIKTSLHHDLADANVTAKILYDGNLQYRAKGLLHNKPFLPEIDYTSYQTFDFEANGSLKHHAILLKNSIFHITANLNTDKTFSIDVAPLQLYSVLKLPHIPKDATVSLKANGDRQQGNFHILSNYFWTKGYWKKDVIEANLRFFKDIPPFRLSKLPKTLLQANLSQKAVTIHNDLLNLSFKNNHGTIQFDDTSIQFTKKQSSISFQAVSKSLQKATSLLKTIYPDIPIIEDVPCKCSGIYDLHKKRYEAKITIHPKKKPFLKNVQFFEAKFHGNMQKIILDYYALVIKGHGMYATKPSVLIKKNQTFLIKSFWIDDSILAQGRYDIGKKSGIVTIHSDAYRYSNIEGEAIAAIDLRTTIHNTYFDVEGTVTIDSATITYAPKKVRTINDKDIIILDEPLQSQSNFFKDHVALAVTIKSKKRLRYKIPELDVWFQPDIMLYKEYQKDLQVLGTVKILKGMYETINSKFIILPSQLNFYGPPTSPMLELYLKTEKKGYRIFITINGDTENPVLHFDSEPPLPANDILALLAFGGKSGSLVSSALGGPKLSALFSNLFIKDLLGTFSIQPDSLSLITSKNRIGFEIGKKLSDKITILYKNDEVSTIIVRYEINDHFEGDIEFGPQKSGAHLFYRKIK; via the coding sequence TTGAGAGTAGTTGTATCCCTGATAGAACTTTTTCTTCTTTTTTGCATGGGTATATTTTTGGCAGAAACGAAAACTCATTTTTTGCAAAAAAGCCTCCATCAACTTTTGCAGCAAAACGGCTTTACATGTGAACTACGACTCCAATCCTTGCACCATTTCTCAATTCAAAATTGCAAGTACCACAAAAAGCCTCTTGTACAACAGGTTGATATCTTTTTTGAATACCTTCCTCTACTTCAAGGCACTTTCGTCTTAGACAGCCTCACAATAAAAGATCTTGATCTAAAAACTGCTCAAAGTATCACAATACAAAGGAGCGATCACTCAACTCAAAACATTTTTGATATTTTGATCAAAAAAGCTTCCATCACTGCACACTATCAAAGGAACAACATCAAAGCCACATTGCACCATATCACCCCTTCCTATGCCACAATCGATGCAATAGCGGCAACTACGCCATATGGAAAAGCGGACGCAAAAGGAATCTATAAACAAAAAAAAATATACCTTCAGGGGACAGCATATCCCAAAGAGAATCTCTATCCCCATACCAAGAGCACTCCTATCCCATTTGAGCTGACGATTTCTACTAAAAGAATCGATTTTGAAGCCTCATGCCAAAAGGTTCAGTATCAATCACTTCTTGCCAAGAATATCAAAGCAGAAGGAGTGTATGACTACAAAAAAGTTCATGCTGCCATCAAAACATCACTCCATCACGATTTGGCTGATGCAAATGTAACTGCAAAGATACTCTATGATGGAAATCTGCAATACCGTGCAAAAGGCCTTTTGCACAACAAACCTTTCTTGCCAGAAATAGACTACACAAGTTATCAAACATTCGATTTTGAAGCCAACGGTTCATTGAAACATCATGCAATTCTCTTAAAAAATTCCATTTTCCATATCACAGCAAATCTGAACACTGACAAAACTTTCTCAATCGATGTTGCACCGCTGCAACTCTACTCTGTTTTGAAACTTCCTCACATACCAAAAGATGCTACGGTATCACTGAAAGCAAACGGTGATAGACAACAGGGAAATTTTCATATTCTTTCCAACTATTTCTGGACAAAAGGCTACTGGAAAAAGGATGTAATTGAAGCGAACTTGCGTTTTTTCAAAGATATACCACCCTTTCGACTATCAAAACTGCCCAAAACTCTCCTACAAGCCAATCTATCCCAAAAAGCAGTTACCATTCACAATGATCTTTTGAATCTATCATTCAAAAACAATCATGGAACGATCCAGTTTGACGATACTTCCATCCAATTTACAAAAAAGCAATCCTCCATCAGCTTTCAAGCAGTATCCAAATCACTACAAAAAGCGACTTCTCTTCTCAAGACCATCTATCCCGATATTCCTATAATAGAGGATGTACCCTGCAAATGCAGCGGGATATATGATTTACACAAAAAAAGGTATGAAGCCAAGATAACCATCCATCCCAAAAAGAAACCCTTTTTGAAAAATGTTCAGTTTTTCGAAGCAAAATTTCATGGCAATATGCAAAAAATCATCCTTGATTATTATGCGCTTGTCATCAAAGGACATGGGATGTATGCCACAAAACCATCAGTTCTTATCAAAAAGAATCAAACATTTTTGATCAAAAGCTTTTGGATTGACGATTCTATTCTTGCACAAGGGAGATACGATATCGGTAAAAAAAGCGGAATTGTTACGATTCATTCCGATGCATATCGATATTCAAACATCGAAGGCGAAGCCATCGCTGCCATCGACCTTCGCACCACCATTCACAATACCTACTTCGATGTCGAAGGAACAGTCACAATTGATTCAGCCACCATTACATATGCTCCCAAAAAGGTTCGAACCATCAATGATAAAGACATCATCATCCTCGATGAACCTCTCCAAAGCCAGTCCAACTTTTTCAAAGACCATGTAGCATTGGCTGTTACGATCAAGTCCAAAAAGAGGCTTCGATACAAGATACCTGAACTCGATGTGTGGTTTCAACCCGATATCATGCTTTACAAAGAGTATCAAAAAGATCTTCAAGTGTTAGGCACTGTAAAAATTTTGAAAGGAATGTACGAAACAATCAATTCAAAATTTATTATCTTGCCATCACAGCTTAACTTCTATGGACCGCCAACGTCACCGATGCTTGAACTCTATCTAAAAACGGAAAAAAAAGGGTATCGTATATTTATCACTATCAATGGAGACACAGAAAATCCGGTGCTTCATTTTGACAGCGAACCACCACTACCAGCTAACGATATACTGGCTCTTCTTGCGTTCGGAGGCAAAAGCGGCTCTTTAGTCTCTTCAGCTCTTGGAGGTCCAAAGTTGAGCGCACTTTTTTCCAATCTCTTTATCAAAGATCTCCTCGGTACTTTCTCTATTCAACCAGATTCTTTGTCGCTCATTACCTCAAAAAATAGAATCGGATTTGAAATCGGAAAGAAGTTGAGCGACAAAATCACTATTCTTTACAAAAATGATGAGGTTTCCACTATCATTGTTCGATATGAGATCAATGACCATTTTGAAGGAGATATCGAGTTTGGTCCCCAAAAAAGCGGAGCCCATCTTTTTTACAGAAAAATAAAATAA
- a CDS encoding autotransporter assembly complex family protein: MLLCIPLFAAQVWIDFLGNRHFDKERLFQELGFEKNLSQKLLFKKLHPKVDTRLLPTLLEELKLFYQEQGFFDVSIDMKFQNNSVIFIIDEKEPVKIAAISITSDFPIKHLVPFHKGDRFVVPAFVKMKKDIKKALLQKGYCSYEFTPKAYVQKKNHIAYIVVYLKKGQKCDIGSIQIQSTIPQKVVQDHIFFKPGQLFSLEKVDESYKELYSLGYFRSIFIDYSKKIDNHILLDINLKERKKKNIYKAGIGYETDRGALINLFYKNTNFHLHQPSITLTYSDIKKELSLQDFYPSITLFHNDYDIANALSIAQDTYDTFQTDSVQINSKLIKKYFSSTYSFGLTLQIERVTSAQSCITNGDYTLLYPSVTFFLDQRDSKVHPTQGWFFSLQAQTSLKAFSNSNFFKTETTLGWYYPLQSVQLYAKATFGQLLIASGDLPPSLFFYAGGSSSNRAYGYRSIHALDSSCDMGGKSLLQTTVELRKPIVKNIQGALFWDRVYLSRKSFTIDRYIDGVGLGAIYPTPIGDIKAYFGIDPKNISQNSFFILIGESF, from the coding sequence ATGCTTCTTTGTATTCCACTTTTTGCAGCTCAGGTCTGGATAGACTTTTTGGGAAACAGACATTTTGATAAAGAGAGGCTTTTTCAAGAGCTTGGCTTTGAAAAGAATCTGAGCCAAAAGCTGCTTTTCAAAAAGCTTCATCCCAAAGTGGATACACGTTTGCTGCCCACTTTATTGGAAGAGTTAAAACTTTTTTATCAAGAACAGGGGTTTTTTGATGTCTCTATCGACATGAAGTTTCAAAACAACAGTGTCATATTCATCATTGATGAAAAAGAGCCTGTCAAAATCGCAGCAATCTCCATCACAAGTGACTTCCCCATCAAACATCTTGTCCCTTTTCACAAAGGAGACCGCTTTGTAGTTCCGGCTTTTGTGAAAATGAAGAAAGATATCAAAAAGGCTCTGTTGCAAAAGGGATACTGCTCTTATGAATTTACCCCAAAAGCCTATGTACAGAAAAAAAATCATATTGCTTATATCGTCGTTTATCTTAAAAAAGGTCAAAAATGCGATATCGGCTCCATTCAAATACAATCCACCATCCCTCAAAAAGTGGTACAAGATCATATCTTTTTCAAACCAGGTCAGCTGTTCAGTCTCGAAAAGGTTGATGAGAGCTACAAAGAGCTCTACTCCTTGGGTTATTTTCGATCCATCTTTATCGATTATTCCAAAAAGATAGACAATCACATCCTTTTGGATATCAATCTCAAAGAGCGGAAGAAAAAAAACATTTACAAAGCAGGAATCGGCTATGAGACAGATAGAGGCGCACTGATCAATCTGTTTTACAAAAACACCAATTTTCACCTTCATCAGCCATCTATCACCCTCACCTATTCCGATATCAAAAAAGAGCTGAGCCTCCAAGATTTTTATCCATCTATCACACTTTTTCACAACGATTACGATATTGCCAATGCGCTCTCGATCGCACAAGACACTTATGACACATTCCAGACAGATTCGGTTCAAATCAACTCGAAATTGATCAAAAAATACTTTTCTTCTACCTACTCTTTTGGCTTGACACTGCAAATAGAGCGAGTTACAAGCGCACAATCTTGTATCACAAACGGAGACTATACGCTTTTATACCCTTCCGTAACTTTTTTTCTTGACCAGAGAGATTCAAAGGTTCATCCCACACAAGGCTGGTTTTTTTCGCTCCAGGCACAAACCTCCCTCAAAGCCTTCTCAAACAGCAACTTTTTCAAAACAGAAACTACATTGGGATGGTATTATCCCTTGCAATCGGTACAACTCTATGCAAAAGCAACATTTGGCCAGCTGCTTATCGCAAGCGGCGACCTGCCACCATCCCTTTTTTTCTATGCGGGTGGCTCATCAAGCAACAGAGCATATGGCTACCGATCCATCCATGCTTTGGATAGCAGTTGTGATATGGGAGGAAAATCGCTTCTGCAAACCACAGTTGAACTTCGAAAGCCGATCGTTAAAAATATCCAGGGAGCTCTCTTTTGGGACAGAGTCTATCTTTCCCGGAAAAGTTTTACGATAGACAGATATATAGACGGTGTTGGTTTGGGAGCTATCTATCCAACTCCTATTGGCGATATCAAAGCCTACTTTGGAATCGATCCAAAAAATATCAGCCAAAACAGTTTTTTCATTCTCATAGGAGAAAGCTTTTGA
- the hemJ gene encoding protoporphyrinogen oxidase HemJ — translation MSAYLWIKAFHVISVISWMAMLFYLPRLFVYHAEHKENRGFVEVVKIQEHKLYYFIGVPALWASVLSGAAMLAMAPELFRTGLWLHIKLTAALLLIIYHFSLRYFLVRFKEDRCEKNGKFFRIYNEVPTILMIIIVIMVIVKPF, via the coding sequence ATGAGCGCCTATCTTTGGATTAAAGCATTCCATGTTATCAGTGTTATCAGTTGGATGGCAATGCTTTTTTATCTTCCAAGACTCTTTGTTTATCATGCGGAGCATAAGGAAAATAGAGGATTTGTCGAAGTTGTCAAAATACAAGAGCATAAACTCTACTATTTTATAGGCGTTCCGGCTCTTTGGGCATCGGTACTGAGCGGAGCAGCGATGCTTGCTATGGCTCCAGAGCTTTTCCGCACGGGACTGTGGCTTCATATCAAACTGACAGCTGCACTTTTACTGATCATATATCACTTCTCGTTGCGTTATTTTCTTGTACGATTCAAAGAAGATCGGTGCGAGAAAAATGGGAAGTTTTTCCGGATCTACAACGAGGTTCCTACGATTTTGATGATCATCATTGTCATCATGGTTATCGTCAAACCTTTCTAG
- a CDS encoding CHAD domain-containing protein: MKFCIFIKDILLRYTDAIERFGKLVLQEPHNREHLHQLRVYTRRSRSIIKTLKKSFDQNDVQNVQNRLKEITQRTNKARDLDVMIDLLQKHPLPSAMKPHLDQILDILHKTRDKEYEELTPFLQQIPSYLSKMQKIECKSDKDALQVIKSAIKKRKRKIEKMLFLDPQVDLHKVRIECKKLRYLYEIYVLLNPKGKSALKKLKKIQDILGLIHDREVQCTHLRDLASKQLELEALLALGKVIGDLEQEKEEYQTRFSLKKVKDLLEEI, from the coding sequence ATGAAGTTTTGTATATTCATCAAAGACATTTTGCTGCGCTACACAGATGCAATAGAGCGTTTTGGCAAACTTGTCTTGCAAGAACCACACAACCGTGAACACCTTCATCAGCTTCGTGTCTATACCAGACGTTCTCGCTCCATCATAAAAACATTGAAAAAGTCTTTTGATCAAAACGATGTACAAAATGTGCAAAATCGGCTTAAAGAGATTACGCAGCGAACAAACAAGGCGAGGGATTTGGATGTGATGATCGATCTTTTACAAAAACACCCTCTTCCGAGTGCTATGAAACCGCATTTGGATCAAATACTCGACATACTTCACAAAACAAGGGACAAAGAGTATGAAGAACTCACTCCCTTTCTTCAACAGATCCCTTCGTATCTGTCAAAAATGCAAAAGATTGAATGCAAAAGCGATAAAGATGCTTTGCAAGTGATCAAGTCGGCTATCAAAAAAAGAAAAAGAAAAATAGAGAAGATGCTTTTTTTAGATCCCCAAGTCGATTTGCATAAAGTTCGAATCGAGTGTAAAAAACTTCGCTATCTGTATGAAATATATGTGCTTTTGAATCCAAAAGGGAAGTCTGCACTAAAAAAATTAAAAAAGATTCAAGATATTTTGGGACTCATTCACGATAGGGAAGTACAGTGCACCCATTTAAGGGATCTTGCTTCAAAGCAGCTGGAACTTGAAGCTCTTTTGGCTCTAGGGAAAGTGATAGGAGATTTGGAACAGGAGAAAGAGGAGTATCAGACCAGGTTTAGCTTGAAAAAAGTCAAAGATCTGCTTGAAGAAATTTGA
- a CDS encoding A/G-specific adenine glycosylase, with the protein MHKVLLEWFEKHGRHELPWRQTQDVYKIYLSEIMLQQTQVSRVESEYYPKFLKRFPTLKDLAQASENEVLALWSGLGYYSRARNLLQCAKICQDALPKEPRALMKLPGIGTYTANAICAFAYNQPVAVVDTNIKRVLMRFFALKNEKEVHQKAQMLLNTEVPKEHNLALMDLGSLICTPKNPRCNQCPLQQWCLGKETPHAFGKGKAVKREEKVIHFGIFVQKGHIALQRSTQNLYKNMWILPTIESAKHPFATFRHSYTKYNIQATLTFLNQKPPNTHLIPLQELSTYPVASIAQKGIKKAIKFLQADL; encoded by the coding sequence TTGCACAAAGTTTTGTTGGAATGGTTTGAAAAGCATGGTCGGCACGAACTTCCTTGGCGTCAAACGCAAGATGTCTATAAGATTTATCTTAGTGAAATCATGCTGCAACAAACCCAAGTTAGTAGAGTCGAGAGTGAGTACTATCCAAAATTTTTAAAGCGATTCCCAACACTCAAAGACCTCGCTCAAGCCAGCGAAAATGAAGTCTTGGCACTTTGGAGTGGGCTTGGATACTATTCTAGAGCTAGAAATCTTTTACAATGTGCAAAAATTTGCCAAGACGCTCTTCCAAAAGAGCCTAGAGCACTGATGAAACTGCCTGGTATAGGTACCTACACCGCCAATGCAATCTGCGCTTTTGCATACAACCAACCGGTTGCTGTTGTCGATACGAACATCAAACGGGTCTTGATGCGTTTTTTTGCTCTGAAAAATGAAAAAGAGGTGCACCAAAAGGCTCAAATGCTACTCAATACAGAAGTACCGAAAGAACACAATCTCGCCCTTATGGACCTTGGCTCACTTATTTGTACACCAAAAAATCCAAGATGTAATCAATGTCCACTACAACAGTGGTGTCTGGGAAAAGAGACTCCGCACGCCTTTGGAAAAGGAAAAGCCGTAAAAAGAGAAGAAAAAGTGATTCATTTTGGCATCTTTGTACAAAAGGGTCATATTGCCTTGCAACGATCTACTCAAAATCTTTATAAAAATATGTGGATACTTCCCACCATTGAATCTGCAAAACACCCTTTTGCTACTTTCAGACACAGCTATACCAAATACAATATTCAAGCCACACTCACTTTTTTAAACCAAAAACCACCCAATACGCACCTGATCCCTTTACAAGAACTCAGTACCTATCCAGTAGCTTCCATTGCCCAAAAAGGCATCAAAAAAGCCATCAAATTTCTTCAAGCAGATCTTTGA